CATTGCGAGGCCCCGAAGGGGACGAAACAATCTCTTCGGCATAGAAACGTGGGTGGATCGCTTCGCTCCGCTCGCAATGACAGAGGCAACGGTATCATTATCATTATGGACTGATTACTAATCAGGGAGTACCGGAGTGGGTTTGAGAACATCATTTTCCCTTGTCAGAAAATGATCGAGTTCTATTTCGACGTGGAGACATGTCCGGTTGGTCGCAGTCCCGCTTAAATTCTTGTTGCCGGGGAACGGGGCTGCTAAACTCAAAAACAAACGGTTCCCCTAGCGGAAATTGCCGAACAAACGATGGATTCCCAGCATAAACGCCGGAGGTGGCCCCGCCTCGGTTCCGGAACGGTTCCGGCCCTCCTGGCGTTTGTCCTCCTGTCTCTGCCCTCCGCCGTACCCGGCGCCTATGTCTCCGTGCCAAGCCTCAAACGCGTGTTGGAACTGGAGGGCGAGGCCCGTTCGTTCTGGTTCACGGTGCTGAGCGACGACCGGGAGTTTTCCCGGGAGGTCCTGAAAAATCTGGAGGACGTCTTCGCCCGGGTTCGGGGCGACCTCAACATCACCCGCCGGTTGGGGAAAAAATGCCTGGTTCTGGTCTGGAACGACCGGGAAGAATTCGTCAAGGGGGTGGTCGCCAGGATGGGGATCTGGGACGGCGCGAGCAGCAAGGCTTTCTACGCCGCTTCCTGCGAAGGGGGGCCCCACCTCATCTGCATGTACCGGGCCGACGATCTCTTCACCGAAATCCTCCCCCACGAGTTGACCCATCTGATTCTCGCCATCGCCCTGGACCCGTCCGGGTCGCGGCCGATCCCGCTCTGGCTCAACGAGGGGCTGGCCGAATGCCAAACCGCCCAGCCCTTGGCGGAACGGGCCGCGGCCATCCGAACCGCCAAGGAAGAAGGAAACTATATCCCGATCCGGGAGCTAGTGAGGTTCAACGGCTACCCCGACGACTTCGACCGTTGCCGGCTCTTTTATGAGGAATCCGCCGCCCTGGTGAAGTTCCTGCTGGAAGAGGAGACCTATCCCGGGGAGTTCTTCGAATTGGCCAAGCGACTTACGTTTTGGGGAGGGGATTTTTTGAGCGTTTTCAACAAGCTCTACAACCGCCGGTACACCAGCTTCGATATTTTGGAGGAATCGTTCGGCCGCTTCATCGACGTCAATGCGGATTAGGAGGAAGGCATGAGGATTTTATTTGCGGCCGTCGTGCCCGCGCTTCTGCTTATCCCGTCGGGAACGACGGCCGACACCCCTCCTCTTTCGAGAAGGGGAAAACTCTTCGAGATCAAGAGCTTCAAGAAAGTCGATTACGACGAGGGCCGGGGAGCCCTGCAGTTGGAGTTCAGGATAGTGGGGAGGGAGACCTATAACGATCTGGACGTGCAGATCTATCTTTTCGACCGGAAAAAACGCCGGATCAGGGGCGGGGTTCAGGACGTCTATCTGGCGGAAGAAGCGCGGTTCGGAACCAAAAAGTACGCCCGGGAAGCGGGAACCGGGAAAAAGTACCAAGTATCTGGATATCTCCCGGGGGAGACATATACCTTTCTTTACGTGTTGGACAGCGAATATGCGTTCGCGGTAGCCGAAGTCGGCAACGACGACGAAAAGGTCTACGATATCGTCCCCTTCGGGAGGATCGAGGATTTCATCAGGCAATGATGGAGGCGGTTTTGCTTCGCGCAATCTTCTTATGCCGACATCGAGGAAGTGCCGGGTTCTCCGCGGGTTATTCCCGTCCGGCGGTTCTTACCCGGACGGGGCTCCCCCCCGGTTCCGGAGGAAGTCCCGCGTACGCTCATGAATGCGGTTCGAATCCATAAGCATTTGATGATTCTGGAAGGAGCCGGATTCGGTTTTCTTATCGTCTGCGTTTGGCTGAACGAGCTGTTCGATCTCCCCCACCTTCTCTTCAACCAGGCTCCCACGCCCGTCAATATCGTCGAAAGCGTTTCGGAATCCGTCGTCGTTCTGCTCCTGGGAGCGTTTATGATCGGGGCAACCGGCGTTCTCCTGAAGCGCATCCGCTACCTCGAAGGTTTCCTGCCGGTCTGTTCTTTCTGCAAGAAGGTACGGATCGATGGGCGCTGGATTCCCCTCGACGAGTACGTCGCGCACAATTCCGAGGCCAAAATCTCCCACGGTCTCTGCCCGGATTGCAAAGAACGCTACTACGGCCGCTCTCCGGGGTAGACGAAGCCGGTCTAGTCCGGGCCGGGGTCAGGCGGTTTCGGGGTCGATCCCCAGACTACGGGAGGAGAAAATCTCCGGATAAAGTTCTCCCAGCGTGGATTCCCTGGATTCTCCGGCGGTATTGGCGGCCACCACGATCAGATCTTCGGCGCAGAACTCCGCCAGGGTCTGTCGGCAGAGCGCACAGGGAAACGCGGGAGGATCGGCGTCCGTCACCACCGCCAGGGCCTTGAACCGGCGAGCCCCGTCGGCCACGGCCGTCGTCAGCGCGCAGCCTTCGGCGTGAACGGTATTGGTCAAAGCGGCGTTTTCGACGTTGCAACCGGCGTATATTTTGCCGTTTTCCCCCAGGAGAGCCGCTCCCACCCGATAACCGGAGTAAGGGGCGTAGGCATGCTCCTTCGCCCGCACCGCCGCGTCTATCAACAACGAAGTATCGATGTGGTCCATGATCGTTCCTCCCTGTTTCCGTTCGGCGCTCCACCATATCCGGTCTTGACGGCGAAGGCAATACCGTTTCCGGGGCGTCCGCTATGGTTCAATCGGTAACACTTACTGGCTTTATCGATGATGTTGAGTCCATATGACACAGTCCGGGAGCAAGCGCGCCGACGCCTCGGAATGCATAACTATAAAAAGGGCAGATAGTAACAAATGAATCAATCAGGTTGAAACTATTGGCATAATCCTTGCTCAAAGTGGATGGTTGAATACAAACAACGACGCCCGCGCTCCAGGGCTCGGGTGCCGGCAGCTAAGGAGTTACTTATGGCAAAGGTACTGGGAATAGACTTGGGGACCACGAACTCGTGTATGGCGGTAATGGAGGGGAAAGAACCGAAGGTCATTCCGAACGCCGAAGGCAACCGGACCACGCCTTCGGTAGTGGCGTTCACCAAAAGCGGAGAACGTTTGGTGGGCCAACCGGCCAAACGCCAGGCCGTGACCAACCCCGACAATACCATCTTTTCCATCAAGCGGTTCATGGGTAGGCGCTACAACGAGGTCAGCAGCGAAATCGCCCTGGTCCCCTACAAGGTGATCGAGGCTTCCAACGGCGACGCCCGAGTCGAAATCAACGGGAAGGTGTATTCCCCGCCCGAAATTTCCGCGATGATCCTGCAGAAGCTCAAGGCCGACGCCGAATCTTACCTGGGCGAGAAGGTCACGCAGGCGGTTATCACCGTTCCCGCTTATTTCAACGATTCACAGCGGCAGGCCACCAAGGATGCGGGCAAAATCGCGGGCCTGGAAGTGTTGAGAATCGTCAACGAACCCACCGCAGCGGCGCTGGCCTACGGTCTGGAGAAGAAAAAAGACGAAAAAGTCGCGGTCTTCGATTTGGGAGGGGGAACGTTCGATATTTCCATCCTCGAGATCGGCGAAGGCGTCTTCGAAGTCCTGTCCACCAACGGAGACACCCACCTGGGCGGCGATGATTTCGACCAGCGGCTGATCGACTGGATCGCGGAGGAGTTCAAGAAGGACCAGGGAATCGATCTGACGCAGGATCCCATGGCGCTCCAGCGTCTGAAGGAAGCGGCCGAGAAGGCCAAGATCGAGCTTTCCTCGGCGATGGAGACCGAGGTCAATCTTCCCTTCATCACCGCCGACGCCAGCGGCCCCAAGCATCTTTCCCTCAAACTGACCCGGGCCAAATTCGAGCAGCTGGTGGACGATCTGATCGAACGGACCCGCAAACCCTGCGAGAACGCCCTGGCCGATGCCGGCCTTAAGCCTGCGGACATCAACGAGGTCATTCTGGTCGGGGGCATGACCCGGGTTCCCAAAGTACAGGAAGTGGTCAAGGGGATCTTCGGGAAAGAACCCCATAAGGGAGTGAACCCCGACGAAGTGGTCGCCATCGGCGCCGCCATCCAGGGTGGGATTCTTCAGGGGGAAGTCAAGGACGTGCTGTTGCTCGACGTTACGCCGCTTTCTCTGGGCATCGAAACCCTGGGCGGCGTCATGACCAAACTGATCGAGCGCAACACCACCATCCCCACCAAGAAATCGGAAATCTTCTCGACCGCCGCCGATAATCAGACCCAGGTCGAAATCCATGTCCTCCAGGGAGAGCGGGAAATGGCGCGGGACAACCGCACCATCGGGAAATTCCATCTGACCGGGATCCCGCCCGCGCCCCGGGGGGTTCCCCAGGTCGAGGTCGCCTTCGACATCGACGCCAACGGGATTCTCAACGTGTCGGCCAAGGACTTGGGGACCGGCAAGGAACAGAACATCACCATCACCGCTTCCAGCGGGCTTTCCGACAATGAAGTGGAGAAGATGGTGCGGGAAGCCAAGGACCACGCCGGAGAAGACAAGAAGAAGCGGGAGGAGATCGACATCAAGAACCAGGCGGACGCCTCGATCTACCAGACCGAAAAACTGCTCAAGGAAAACGCCGACAAGATCGACGCCGACTCCAAGGCCAAAATCGAGGCGGCCATCGAGCGGGTGAAGGAGGCGGTCAAGCGGAACGACATGGATGAGATGAAAGCCGCCACCGAAGCCCTCTCCCAGTCCTGGCACAGCGCCAGCGAACAGATGTACAAGCAGGCCACGGCCTCCCAGGGAGGGAGCGGACCTTCGGCCGATGCCGGCCCCCAGGCCCCGCCTCCGGGCGGCGCGGGGGCTCCCGGCGAAGGGGAAGTCATCGACGCCGAGTTCGAGGTCGAGGACGAAGATCGGAACAAGTAAGGTTAACCCGGCCCCGGGAAACAAACCGGGGCCGCGCGATCAATGGCAACACAACCCAGGAAAGGAGGAAACATGAAAATCAAGCCTCTGGGTGAGAACATCCTCGTCGAACCGATCGAGGAGAAGGAAGTAATCAAGGGCGGCATCGTTATCCCGGATACGGCCAAGGAGAAGCCTCAGGAAGCGAAGGTCATAGCCTTGGGAACCGGCAAGAAAGACGATGACGGCAAGGCGATCCCCTTCGAGATGAAGGTCGGCGACACGGTTCTCACCACCAAATACGGGGGAACCGAGATCAAGTACGACGACAAGACCTACAAGATCGTCAGCGCCGGCGACGTTCTGGCGATTGTCGGTTAATCGATCAACCATCAATTTCAAGGAGTGAACAGATGACAGCCAAACAGTTGAAGTTCGACTCCGCCGCCCGTCAGGCTATCCTGTCCGGGGTGGAGCAACTGAGTCAGGCGGTCAAGGTGACGCTGGGACCGAAAGGCCGCAACGTCGTTCTTGATCGGAAGTTCGGATCGCCGACCGTCACCAAGGACGGAGTTTCGGTCGCCAAGGAAATCGAGCTGGAGGATCCGTTCCAGAACATGGGCGCCCAGCTGGTGCGGGAAGTCGCTTCCAAGACCAGCGACGACGCCGGCGACGGCACCACCACCGCCACCATCCTCGCCGAGGTTATCTACCGCGAAGGGCTGAAAAGCGTGACCGCCGGTTCCAACCCCATGGCGATCAAGCGCGGGGTGGAAAAAGCCGTCGAAGCCGTGGTGGAGAAACTGCAGGATATCAGCAAGGAAGTCAGCGACAGCAAGCAGATCACCGCCGTCGCCACCATATCCTCGAACAACGACGTCACCATCGGCCGCAAGATCGCCGAAGCCATGGACAAGGTCGGCAAGGACGGGACCATCACCGTCGAGGAAGCCAAGGGCATCGAGACCTACCTGAAGGTGGTCGAGGGGATGCAGTTCGACAAGGGCTACCTCTCTCCTTACTTCATTACCGACGCCGAAAACATGGAAGCCGTCCTCGAGGACTGCCTGATTCTCATCCATGAGAAGAAAATCTCCAGCCTCAAGGATATGCTGCCCCTGCTGGAAAAGGTGGCCCAGAGCGGCCGCTCCTTCCTGATCGTGGCGGAGGACATCGAGGGCGAAGCCCTGGCCACCCTGGTGGTGAACAAGATCCGCGGAACCTTGAAGGTCTGCGCGGTCAAGGCTCCCGGTTTCGGCGACCGCCGCAAAGCCATGATGGAAGATATCGCCATTCTCACCGGCGGCAAGATGATTTCCGAAGACCTCGGGATCAAGCTGGAAAACGTGGGAATCAACGATCTGGGCCAGGCCAAACGGGTGGTGGTGGAAAAAGAGAACACCACCATCATCGAGGGCTTGGGCTCGTCGTCCGACATCCAGGGCCGGGTCAATCAGATCCGGAAACAGATCGAGGACACCACCAGCGACTACGATCGGGAAAAACTCCAGGAACGGCTGGCCAAACTGGCCGGCGGAGTGGCGGTCATCAACGTCGGGGCGGCTACCGAGACCGAGATGAAGGAAAAGAAAGCCCGGGTCGAGGACGCCCTCCACGCCACCCGGGCCGCGGTCGAGGAAGGGATCGTTCCCGGCGGCGGAGTGGCCCTGCTGCGCTGCATCGAGGCACTGGAAAAGGTCAAGGTTTCCGGGGACGAGAAGATCGGGGTCAAGCTGATCCGCAGGTCCCTGGAAGAACCCGCCCGCCAGTTGGCCATCAATGCCGGGCAGGAGGGTTCCATCGTGGTCGAGAAAGTCAAAAACTCGACCGACGTCAACTTCGGCTACAACGCCGGGACCGACCGTTACGAGGACCTGATGGCGGCGGGGGTGATCGACCCTACCAAAGTCACCCGTACGGCCCTGCAGAACGCCTCGAGTATCGCCAGCCTGATGCTGACGACCGAGTGTCTGGTAACCGAAATCCCGGAGGAAGAAAAGCCGATGATGCCCCCCGGGGGCATGGGCGGAATGGGCGGCATGATGTAATTTCCGCTCATTCGGAGCATGAAACGGGACGGCGCCCGCGGGCGCCGTCCCGTTTTGCTTCGGGCCTCGTTTCGACAACCGCTTGGCGTGTCGTCTCTCCCCCGGTATAATCGCTTCCGGAGGATTTCGATGAATCCGTCGGACGTATTGAAACGCGCCGGGGTTCTGTTGTACCCCCGGGAGTGCGCGAGTTGCGGCGCCGATCTGGAGTGGGACAACGGGGACTACCTCTGTTCCGCCTGCCGGGGAGAGGTGGAGGAAATCGCGCCTCCGCTCTGCCGCGTCTGCGGGCTTCCCGTGCCGGGAGATGCCCGGGTCGAGGTCCTCTGCCGGGATTGCCGGGGAACGAGGCGACCGTTTCGGCGGGCCCGCTCCGTTCTGTATTATCGCGGCGCCGTCCAGGCCTGGGTCAAAGCTTTCAAGTATCGTCCGGCCCTCTGGCTCGGTCCGGCTTTGAGTCGGACGCTGGCAAACGGGTTCCGGCGTTTTTACGAGGCCGGGAGCGTCGACGTCGTCGTCCCGGTGCCTCTTTTCCGGCGGAGGGAGAAGGAACGGGGTTTCAACCAAGCCCGGGTTCTGGCCGCCGCCCTGGCCCGCGACCTGAAAGTGCCGGTCGCGGCCCGGGCCCTGGTCCGGCGCCGGGATACCGCTACCCAGGCCCTGTTGCCGCGCTCCTCCCGGCCGGGAAACGTCCGGGGTGCCTTCGCGGTCCGCCGTTCCCGAGCGGTCCGGGGGCGCCGGGTTCTTTTGATCGACGACGTCATGACCACCGGCGCCACCCTTTCGGAGTGTGCCGGGGTCCTGGCGGCGGCCGGCGCCGCGCAAGTGGACGTGCTGACCCTGGCCCGGGCGGTATGAAGAACCGAAGCGAAAACGGGAGCATTCGTCTCCAGACCTACCTGGCCCGGGCCGGGATCTCTTCCCGCCGCCGTTCGGAAGAGCTCATCCTCGCGGGCCGGGTGGCGGTCAACGGCGCCGTCGCCGCCCGCCTGGGCACGCGCATCGTTCCGGGGCGCGACCGGGTTACGGTGAACGGGAAAGAGACGGCTCCGGAGGGGAAACGCTATATTGTCCTCAATAAGCCGGCGGGCTACATTTGTTCTCTGGCCGACGGGCACGGGCGTCCGCTGGTGACCGAACTTCTCGGTTCCGTTCCCGAAAGAATTTTTCCGGTCGGCCGGCTCGATCTCGATTCCGAAGGGTTGCTGCTGCTGACCAACGACGGCGCCTTCTGCCACCTCATGACCCACCCGCGCCATCGGGTGGAAAAAACGTATCGGGTCTCTCTGGCCCGCGCGGCGGACCCCCTCCAGGTGGAGCGGCTGCGGGGGGGCGTCGATATCGGGGACGGTCGCCCCCCCGCCGCGGCGAAGGTCCGTCGCCTCGGGCCCCGGAAGCTGGAAATCGTCATCGGAGAAGGCCGGAAGCGCCAGGTCCGGAGAATGGTGGAAGCGGTCGGGAACCGGGTCGAAGTTCTGAAAAGGACGTCCGTCGGCCCCCTCCGTTTGGAACGACTCCGCCCGGGCGGCTGGAGGGACCTGACCCGCGGGGAAATCGAAAGTCTTGAACGCTGCGCCGGCGCGATCGCGTCCGGAAAAAACGAATAGGGAAGGGAGGATTGGAATGGACTTCTCCAAATTTACCTTGAAATCGCAACAGGCGCTGCAAGCGGCGCAGACTTTGGCATCGGATCGGGACCAGCAGGAGATATCCCCCGCCCACCTTCTCCTCGCCCTGCTCGAGGACCAGGAGGGGATCACCCGTCCGATATTTCAGAAGTTGGCCGTCAATCTTCCCTCGATCGCCGAAGCGCTGGGCGAAGATATCGAAAAGATCCCCAAGGTTTACGGGGGAGCGCCGCGGGCCCCGTATCTCTCCGGGGAGTTGAACGCCGTTCTAAACCAGGCCTGGAAAGAAGCCAAAGCCCTTAAAGACGAATATTTAAGCGTCGAGCACATCCTTCTGGCCCTGGCCGAGTCCGACGCCGGGGCCGGGAAGCTTTTGCGGGAACGGGGGGTGACCAGGGAGTCCGTCCTGGAAGCATTGAGAGAAATTCGTGGGAGCCAGCGGGTGGTCGACCAGAACCCGGAGGAGAAATATCAGGCCTTGACCCGGTTCGCCCGGGATCTCACCGACCTCGCCCGAAAGGGAAAGCTCGATCCCGTCATCGGCCGGGACGAGGAGATCCGCCGCGTGGTCCAGGTCCTGTCCCGCCGCACCAAGAACAACCCCGTGCTGATCGGCGAACCGGGAGTCGGGAAAACCGCCATTGCCGAGGGCCTGGCCCAGAGAATCGTGGCCGGAGACGTTCCCGAAGGTTTGAAGAACAAGCGGCTGTTGGCCCTGGATATCGGAGCCTTGATCGCCGGCGCCAAATACCGGGGCGAATTCGAAGACCGCCTCAAGGCGGTGTTAAAGGAGATCGGCGAGTCCGATGGGGAGATCGTGCTTTTCATCGACGAGATGCACACCATCGTGGGCGCGGGCGCGGCGGAAGGGGCGATGGACGCTTCCAACATGCTCAAGCCCGCCCTGGCGCGGGGAGAACTGCGCTGCATCGGTTCGACCACGCTCAACGAGTACCGCAAGTACGTGGAAAAGGACGCCGCCCTGGAACGGCGCTTTCAGCCGGTCCTGGTGGGGGAGCCTTCGGTGGAGGCGACCATAGCCATCCTCCGGGGACTGAAGGAACGTTACGAGGCTCACCACGGAGTGAGGATAACCGATCCTGCCCTGGTGGCTGCCGCGACCCTGGCCAACCGCTATATCGCCGACCGGTTCCTCCCGGACAAGGCGATCGATCTGGTCGACGAGGCGGCTTCCCGGCTCAAGATCGAAATCGATTCCATGCCCGTCGAAATCGACGAAGTCGAGCGACGGCTCATGCAGCTGGAGATAGAGAAACAGGCGCTGAAAAAGGAGAAAGACCCATCCAGCAAGGAACGTTTGAAGAAACTCGACGAGCAACTTTCCAACCTCAAGGAAAAGAGCGCC
The window above is part of the bacterium genome. Proteins encoded here:
- a CDS encoding cytidine deaminase is translated as MDHIDTSLLIDAAVRAKEHAYAPYSGYRVGAALLGENGKIYAGCNVENAALTNTVHAEGCALTTAVADGARRFKALAVVTDADPPAFPCALCRQTLAEFCAEDLIVVAANTAGESRESTLGELYPEIFSSRSLGIDPETA
- the dnaK gene encoding molecular chaperone DnaK, which codes for MAKVLGIDLGTTNSCMAVMEGKEPKVIPNAEGNRTTPSVVAFTKSGERLVGQPAKRQAVTNPDNTIFSIKRFMGRRYNEVSSEIALVPYKVIEASNGDARVEINGKVYSPPEISAMILQKLKADAESYLGEKVTQAVITVPAYFNDSQRQATKDAGKIAGLEVLRIVNEPTAAALAYGLEKKKDEKVAVFDLGGGTFDISILEIGEGVFEVLSTNGDTHLGGDDFDQRLIDWIAEEFKKDQGIDLTQDPMALQRLKEAAEKAKIELSSAMETEVNLPFITADASGPKHLSLKLTRAKFEQLVDDLIERTRKPCENALADAGLKPADINEVILVGGMTRVPKVQEVVKGIFGKEPHKGVNPDEVVAIGAAIQGGILQGEVKDVLLLDVTPLSLGIETLGGVMTKLIERNTTIPTKKSEIFSTAADNQTQVEIHVLQGEREMARDNRTIGKFHLTGIPPAPRGVPQVEVAFDIDANGILNVSAKDLGTGKEQNITITASSGLSDNEVEKMVREAKDHAGEDKKKREEIDIKNQADASIYQTEKLLKENADKIDADSKAKIEAAIERVKEAVKRNDMDEMKAATEALSQSWHSASEQMYKQATASQGGSGPSADAGPQAPPPGGAGAPGEGEVIDAEFEVEDEDRNK
- a CDS encoding co-chaperone GroES, whose protein sequence is MKIKPLGENILVEPIEEKEVIKGGIVIPDTAKEKPQEAKVIALGTGKKDDDGKAIPFEMKVGDTVLTTKYGGTEIKYDDKTYKIVSAGDVLAIVG
- the groL gene encoding chaperonin GroEL (60 kDa chaperone family; promotes refolding of misfolded polypeptides especially under stressful conditions; forms two stacked rings of heptamers to form a barrel-shaped 14mer; ends can be capped by GroES; misfolded proteins enter the barrel where they are refolded when GroES binds) translates to MTAKQLKFDSAARQAILSGVEQLSQAVKVTLGPKGRNVVLDRKFGSPTVTKDGVSVAKEIELEDPFQNMGAQLVREVASKTSDDAGDGTTTATILAEVIYREGLKSVTAGSNPMAIKRGVEKAVEAVVEKLQDISKEVSDSKQITAVATISSNNDVTIGRKIAEAMDKVGKDGTITVEEAKGIETYLKVVEGMQFDKGYLSPYFITDAENMEAVLEDCLILIHEKKISSLKDMLPLLEKVAQSGRSFLIVAEDIEGEALATLVVNKIRGTLKVCAVKAPGFGDRRKAMMEDIAILTGGKMISEDLGIKLENVGINDLGQAKRVVVEKENTTIIEGLGSSSDIQGRVNQIRKQIEDTTSDYDREKLQERLAKLAGGVAVINVGAATETEMKEKKARVEDALHATRAAVEEGIVPGGGVALLRCIEALEKVKVSGDEKIGVKLIRRSLEEPARQLAINAGQEGSIVVEKVKNSTDVNFGYNAGTDRYEDLMAAGVIDPTKVTRTALQNASSIASLMLTTECLVTEIPEEEKPMMPPGGMGGMGGMM
- a CDS encoding ComF family protein — translated: MNPSDVLKRAGVLLYPRECASCGADLEWDNGDYLCSACRGEVEEIAPPLCRVCGLPVPGDARVEVLCRDCRGTRRPFRRARSVLYYRGAVQAWVKAFKYRPALWLGPALSRTLANGFRRFYEAGSVDVVVPVPLFRRREKERGFNQARVLAAALARDLKVPVAARALVRRRDTATQALLPRSSRPGNVRGAFAVRRSRAVRGRRVLLIDDVMTTGATLSECAGVLAAAGAAQVDVLTLARAV
- a CDS encoding pseudouridine synthase encodes the protein MKNRSENGSIRLQTYLARAGISSRRRSEELILAGRVAVNGAVAARLGTRIVPGRDRVTVNGKETAPEGKRYIVLNKPAGYICSLADGHGRPLVTELLGSVPERIFPVGRLDLDSEGLLLLTNDGAFCHLMTHPRHRVEKTYRVSLARAADPLQVERLRGGVDIGDGRPPAAAKVRRLGPRKLEIVIGEGRKRQVRRMVEAVGNRVEVLKRTSVGPLRLERLRPGGWRDLTRGEIESLERCAGAIASGKNE
- the clpB gene encoding ATP-dependent chaperone ClpB — encoded protein: MDFSKFTLKSQQALQAAQTLASDRDQQEISPAHLLLALLEDQEGITRPIFQKLAVNLPSIAEALGEDIEKIPKVYGGAPRAPYLSGELNAVLNQAWKEAKALKDEYLSVEHILLALAESDAGAGKLLRERGVTRESVLEALREIRGSQRVVDQNPEEKYQALTRFARDLTDLARKGKLDPVIGRDEEIRRVVQVLSRRTKNNPVLIGEPGVGKTAIAEGLAQRIVAGDVPEGLKNKRLLALDIGALIAGAKYRGEFEDRLKAVLKEIGESDGEIVLFIDEMHTIVGAGAAEGAMDASNMLKPALARGELRCIGSTTLNEYRKYVEKDAALERRFQPVLVGEPSVEATIAILRGLKERYEAHHGVRITDPALVAAATLANRYIADRFLPDKAIDLVDEAASRLKIEIDSMPVEIDEVERRLMQLEIEKQALKKEKDPSSKERLKKLDEQLSNLKEKSAGLKAHWQNEKKALDGIRTLLERLDSLKSEEERAERAGDFEKAAQLKYGEKIEIGKKLQESREELASLQKDRRMLKEEVTENDIAHVIAAWTGIPVHSLLEGETEKLIKMEDRLHQRVVGQDEAVRAVSDAIRRGRVGMSDPDKPVGSFIFLGPTGVGKTELAKALAEFLFDDERSMVRLDMSEYQEKHTVSRLIGAPPGYVGYEEGGQLTEAVRRHPYTVVLLDEIEKAHPEVFNALLQVLDDGRLTDGQGRVVNFKNTVLIMTSNIGSPVIQEYAGADREKMREKVLEILRAHFRPEFLNRVDEVIIFNGLDLEQIKAIVDLQVEELRKRLSDRKMEISVTEKAREYLARTGYDPAYGARPLKRVIQRQLENPLAMKILEGEFAEGAKIVADFDPQGDRIEFSLG